One segment of Radiobacillus kanasensis DNA contains the following:
- a CDS encoding class D sortase: MHKRTWKVISILLVITGIIVVGWNWMAYFSFQSAEKDIPKVEAKAPEKKKETNGVQPLYDKAPKIGETIGTLFIPKIDATLPIVHGTDEDELEKGVGHYANSVLPGERDNSVLSGHRDTVFRKLGEVEEGDILVVTTSAGEFTYKVTETRIVDKDDRTVIVPSRKPILTVTTCYPFNFIGDAPDRFIVQGNLIQSET, encoded by the coding sequence TTGCATAAGCGAACGTGGAAGGTCATTTCCATCCTGTTAGTGATTACAGGTATTATCGTAGTTGGCTGGAACTGGATGGCATATTTCTCGTTCCAGTCAGCGGAGAAGGACATTCCGAAAGTGGAAGCGAAAGCTCCAGAAAAGAAAAAGGAAACAAACGGAGTACAACCGTTATACGATAAGGCACCTAAGATTGGGGAAACGATTGGCACGCTCTTCATCCCGAAGATTGACGCGACTTTACCTATTGTTCACGGTACCGATGAAGATGAATTAGAAAAAGGTGTTGGGCATTATGCAAACAGCGTCTTGCCAGGAGAGCGTGATAATTCAGTCCTCTCGGGTCATCGAGATACCGTTTTTCGTAAACTTGGGGAGGTTGAAGAAGGGGACATTTTAGTCGTGACGACAAGCGCGGGGGAATTCACGTATAAGGTGACAGAAACCCGGATTGTGGATAAAGATGATCGAACGGTAATTGTTCCATCACGTAAACCAATTTTAACTGTCACTACCTGTTATCCCTTCAATTTTATTGGAGATGCACCGGATCGATTTATTGTACAGGGGAATTTAATTCAATCGGAAACTTAG
- a CDS encoding CynX/NimT family MFS transporter, translating into MLDSQESRASSLLLLAGVLLIAFNLRPAITSVGPVLGLIRDDIGLSNWSAGLITSLPLLAFAFMSPIAPRLGHRFTIEKTLFIGLLILLIGISTRSVSHSFTLYVGTTFVGLGIAICNVLLPGLIKEKFPDNVSLMTSMYTTCMAIFAALGSGLSVPLSLGLDLGWQRALLSWGILTVVGLILWFFVFRDQNQYAKPSIPPTSIVALWKSALAWQVTLFMGLQSFLFYVTISWLPEILLDFGYSMSTSGWLVSALQFISLPFTFLAPILANRWKQQHAIIWIIGICALIGYSGLLTRPSFGWLMVCITFIAITLGASISLALTFLGLRAADARQATELSGMAQSIGYLLAACGPIFIGFLFDLTHSWTAPIITILLITILMIGFGLGAARDKYVLD; encoded by the coding sequence ATGCTAGATTCTCAAGAAAGTCGAGCATCTTCTCTTCTTTTACTTGCAGGTGTCTTACTGATTGCCTTTAATTTAAGACCTGCTATTACATCAGTAGGTCCAGTTCTCGGATTAATTCGAGATGACATCGGTTTATCAAATTGGAGTGCTGGCCTAATTACAAGCCTTCCTTTATTAGCTTTTGCTTTTATGTCGCCAATTGCACCTAGATTAGGTCACCGATTCACAATTGAAAAAACGCTCTTTATCGGCCTCCTTATTCTATTAATTGGAATAAGTACTCGATCGGTTTCCCATTCTTTTACACTTTATGTTGGTACCACTTTCGTCGGTTTAGGAATTGCGATATGTAATGTACTTTTGCCAGGTCTCATTAAAGAGAAATTTCCCGACAATGTCAGTCTGATGACTAGTATGTACACAACTTGTATGGCCATATTTGCTGCCTTAGGCTCCGGGTTAAGTGTACCACTTTCATTGGGTCTAGATCTTGGCTGGCAACGCGCCTTATTAAGTTGGGGCATCTTGACCGTTGTTGGACTCATTCTTTGGTTCTTCGTCTTTCGTGATCAAAACCAATATGCAAAGCCGAGCATTCCACCTACTTCTATTGTAGCATTATGGAAGTCAGCTTTGGCATGGCAAGTTACATTATTTATGGGACTTCAGTCCTTTTTGTTCTATGTCACGATATCCTGGCTACCCGAAATACTTTTGGATTTCGGTTATTCCATGAGTACATCAGGATGGTTAGTTTCCGCTTTACAGTTTATAAGCTTACCATTTACGTTCCTTGCCCCTATTTTAGCAAATCGATGGAAGCAACAACATGCAATTATTTGGATTATTGGTATTTGTGCACTGATTGGCTATAGTGGTCTTCTTACTCGACCTTCCTTCGGTTGGTTAATGGTCTGTATCACCTTTATTGCGATTACTTTAGGTGCTAGTATAAGCCTTGCTCTTACATTTTTAGGTTTGAGAGCAGCTGATGCCAGACAAGCGACGGAACTTTCAGGAATGGCTCAGTCTATCGGGTATTTGCTAGCGGCATGCGGACCTATTTTTATCGGTTTTCTGTTTGACCTCACCCATTCCTGGACAGCACCTATTATTACCATTTTATTGATCACCATACTCATGATTGGGTTTGGATTAGGTGCTGCGCGAGACAAATATGTATTGGATTAA
- the lepB gene encoding signal peptidase I yields MGNKAKKEFLSWIKSMAIAVIIVIVCRQFLFTPSVVKGESMMPNLHDGDRIILSKLGDVERFDEIAFHAPDSKDNYVKRVIGLPGDSLKVINDTLYINGDEYEEPYLEKYKEQLPPGQALTYDFTLEEVTEKEVVPEGYLFVMGDNRMISKDSRYFGLISMDSVIGDVQFRIWPLDSIGIPK; encoded by the coding sequence ATGGGAAATAAAGCGAAAAAAGAATTTCTTTCATGGATTAAGTCCATGGCAATTGCCGTTATAATAGTCATTGTATGTAGACAGTTTTTGTTTACCCCCTCCGTGGTGAAAGGGGAATCGATGATGCCGAACCTTCATGACGGAGATCGAATTATTCTAAGTAAATTAGGAGATGTAGAGCGATTTGATGAAATTGCGTTTCACGCTCCGGACTCGAAGGATAATTATGTGAAACGGGTTATTGGTCTACCAGGAGATTCTTTAAAGGTTATAAATGATACATTATACATTAATGGTGACGAATATGAGGAGCCTTATCTTGAAAAGTATAAGGAACAGCTTCCGCCTGGACAGGCGCTAACCTATGATTTTACGCTAGAAGAAGTGACTGAGAAAGAGGTCGTTCCAGAAGGGTACTTGTTCGTTATGGGAGATAATCGTATGATTAGCAAAGATAGCCGGTACTTTGGGTTAATCTCCATGGATTCCGTAATTGGGGACGTGCAATTCCGTATTTGGCCATTAGATTCTATTGGAATTCCTAAGTGA
- a CDS encoding TIGR02328 family protein, with protein MRLWHESLISQLPRQQLLGQHRECCALRGKGWGKPHSTVNYVFVHSPQKLFHYHELVMEEMERRGYNVNPLWMDPYYRGQVMEPYESVDEIERSIPVYEEHDDVYLQECLGNLEEKGIYLNRRND; from the coding sequence ATGCGACTTTGGCATGAAAGTTTAATCTCTCAGTTACCCAGACAGCAATTATTAGGGCAACATCGTGAATGCTGTGCATTACGTGGTAAAGGTTGGGGAAAGCCTCATTCTACTGTAAATTATGTATTTGTTCATTCTCCTCAAAAGCTATTTCATTACCATGAACTGGTGATGGAAGAAATGGAGAGAAGAGGTTATAACGTAAACCCACTATGGATGGATCCTTATTATCGTGGACAGGTTATGGAGCCGTACGAATCAGTAGATGAGATAGAGAGGTCGATTCCTGTTTATGAAGAACACGATGATGTCTATCTACAAGAATGTCTAGGTAATTTGGAAGAAAAGGGAATATATCTAAATAGAAGAAATGATTAA
- a CDS encoding transcriptional regulator SplA domain-containing protein, whose product MDYHTYHPGDIVYVIIRNPHAQGVANVQEAAVVNHPEKPGELALFLYETYYPLTDEVAVFTNEAEANQEFESIFGTPEIEDYYG is encoded by the coding sequence ATGGATTATCATACTTACCATCCTGGAGATATTGTGTACGTTATTATTCGAAATCCGCATGCCCAAGGAGTCGCGAATGTTCAAGAAGCTGCGGTTGTAAACCATCCGGAAAAACCGGGTGAGTTGGCTTTATTCCTGTATGAAACGTATTATCCGTTAACAGACGAAGTTGCGGTTTTTACAAACGAAGCGGAAGCAAACCAAGAATTCGAGTCTATTTTTGGTACCCCTGAAATTGAGGACTATTATGGTTAA